Proteins encoded in a region of the Prunus persica cultivar Lovell chromosome G4, Prunus_persica_NCBIv2, whole genome shotgun sequence genome:
- the LOC18780884 gene encoding two-pore potassium channel 1 isoform X3: protein MASDHDDVKQGLLSEKEEPAQHNNETNKVQRRRNRQYGSTSCPSFKNRLEQNEAGSQCPADCEPIYVKPQFSLKQVMLLLVAYIGGGTFCFFLMRHQIKGMALVGLILGKAADYIVEKQEILLVRAIHFREKIGPPELLKEVETEKVKFKCVTVGILLLLLVIVGTVFLCLVENLEVMDAFYCVCSTITTLGYGDESFSTGGGRIFAVFWILSSTICLAQFFLYLAELYTERRQRSLVKWVLTRRLTLSDLEDADLDHDKVVGYEYTALLFVNEMYQFSRGLTCWIFCISAAEFIVYKLKEMGKICQEDISLVMETFKNLDIDHSGTLTASDLAPSHSQPTFEYTA, encoded by the exons ATGGCTAGTGATCATGATGATGTTAAACAAGGCTTACTTTCTGAAAAGGAAGAACCTGCTCAACACAATAACGAAACGAACAAGGtccagagaagaagaaatcgCCAATATGGTAGCACTTCATGTCCATCATTTAAGAACCGCCTAGAACAAAATGAAGCGGGATCTCAATGTCCTGCAGATTGTGAGCCAATCTATGTGAAACCACAATTTAGTTTAAAGCAAGTAATGTTGTTGTTGGTGGCATACATTGGTGGAGGCACCTTCTGCTTTTTCCTGATGAGGCATCAGATAAAAG GCATGGCTCTTGTTGGCTTAATTCTTGGCAAGGCAGCAGATTACATTGTAGAGAAGCAGGAAATCCTTTTGGTTAGAGCCATACACTTCCGGGAAAAAATTGGGCCACCAGAGCTTCTTAAGGAGGTTGAGACCGAGAAAGTCAAGTTCAAATGTGTTACGGTTGGAATCCTTCTTTTGCTGCTTGTTATAGTAGGAACTGTCTTCTTATGTCTAGTTGAGAATCTGGAAGTTATGGATGCTTTCTATTGCGTTTGTTCCACCATTACTACTCTAGGCTATGGCGATGAGAGCTTCTCAACTGGAGGAGGTCGAATTTTCGCTGTTTTTTGGATACTCAGCAGTACCATTTGCTTAGCACAATTCTTTCTCTACCTTGCTGAACTATACACTGAAAGAAGGCAAAGATCACTTGTGAAGTGGGTTCTTACTCGGAGATTGACACTCTCCGATCTTGAGGATGCAGATCTTGATCATGATAAAGTCGTCGGGTATGAATATACTGCTCTCTTATTTGTAAATGAGATGTATCAATTCTCACGTGGTTTAACTTGTTGGATTTTCTGTATCAGTGCTGCAGAGTTTATCGTATATAAGCTAAAGGAGATGGGGAAGATCTGCCAGGAAGATATTTCACTGGTGATGGAAACCTTCAAAAACCTTGACATTGATCATTCAGGAACTTTGACAGCATCTGATCTAGCACCatctcattctcaaccaactTTTGAGTACACAGCTTAA
- the LOC18780884 gene encoding two-pore potassium channel 1 isoform X2, with protein sequence MASDHDDVKQGLLSEKEEPAQHNNETNKVQRRRNRQYGSTSCPSFKNRLEQNEAGSQCPADCEPIYVKPQFSLKQVMLLLVAYIGGGTFCFFLMRHQIKGKKTNAILDSMYLCVVTMSTVGYGDLVPNSMLAKLVACFYVFTGMALVGLILGKAADYIVEKQEILLVRAIHFREKIGPPELLKEVETEKVKFKCVTVGILLLLLVIVGTVFLCLVENLEVMDAFYCVCSTITTLGYGDESFSTGGGRIFAVFWILSSTICLAQFFLYLAELYTERRQRSLVKWVLTRRLTLSDLEDADLDHDKVVGAAEFIVYKLKEMGKICQEDISLVMETFKNLDIDHSGTLTASDLAPSHSQPTFEYTA encoded by the exons ATGGCTAGTGATCATGATGATGTTAAACAAGGCTTACTTTCTGAAAAGGAAGAACCTGCTCAACACAATAACGAAACGAACAAGGtccagagaagaagaaatcgCCAATATGGTAGCACTTCATGTCCATCATTTAAGAACCGCCTAGAACAAAATGAAGCGGGATCTCAATGTCCTGCAGATTGTGAGCCAATCTATGTGAAACCACAATTTAGTTTAAAGCAAGTAATGTTGTTGTTGGTGGCATACATTGGTGGAGGCACCTTCTGCTTTTTCCTGATGAGGCATCAGATAAAAGGTAAAAAAACGAATGCGATTCTGGATTCCATGTACTTGTGTGTAGTCACAATGAGCACCGTTGGATACGGGGACCTTGTACCCAATAGCATGTTGGCAAAACTAGTTGCATGCTTTTATGTGTTCACAGGCATGGCTCTTGTTGGCTTAATTCTTGGCAAGGCAGCAGATTACATTGTAGAGAAGCAGGAAATCCTTTTGGTTAGAGCCATACACTTCCGGGAAAAAATTGGGCCACCAGAGCTTCTTAAGGAGGTTGAGACCGAGAAAGTCAAGTTCAAATGTGTTACGGTTGGAATCCTTCTTTTGCTGCTTGTTATAGTAGGAACTGTCTTCTTATGTCTAGTTGAGAATCTGGAAGTTATGGATGCTTTCTATTGCGTTTGTTCCACCATTACTACTCTAGGCTATGGCGATGAGAGCTTCTCAACTGGAGGAGGTCGAATTTTCGCTGTTTTTTGGATACTCAGCAGTACCATTTGCTTAGCACAATTCTTTCTCTACCTTGCTGAACTATACACTGAAAGAAGGCAAAGATCACTTGTGAAGTGGGTTCTTACTCGGAGATTGACACTCTCCGATCTTGAGGATGCAGATCTTGATCATGATAAAGTCGTCGG TGCTGCAGAGTTTATCGTATATAAGCTAAAGGAGATGGGGAAGATCTGCCAGGAAGATATTTCACTGGTGATGGAAACCTTCAAAAACCTTGACATTGATCATTCAGGAACTTTGACAGCATCTGATCTAGCACCatctcattctcaaccaactTTTGAGTACACAGCTTAA
- the LOC18778692 gene encoding protein PYRICULARIA ORYZAE RESISTANCE 21, giving the protein MAEKEKETIMVLKVDLQCHKCYMKVKKVLCKIPQIQDQIYDEKQNQVVIKVVCCSPEKIRDRIRCKGGGAIKCIQIKEKPKEEKPKEEKPKEEKPKEEKPKTPSPNRGPPCVRVGGYPVNGNACCMDCYHGHPGGPCQTGYGGVALYIQYDGYYGRPVCGSYGGGRSYNTNYCVARSDCFSEENPQGCTVM; this is encoded by the exons Atggcagaaaaagaaaag GAGACGATAATGGTGCTGAAGGTGGACCTTCAGTGTCACAAATGCTATATGAAGGTCAAAAAAGTTCTCTGCAAAATCCCTC AAATACAAGACCAGATATACGACGAGAAGCAAAACCAGGTGGTCATCAAAGTGGTATGCTGCAGTCCAGAGAAGATAAGGGACAGGATACGCTGCAAAGGTGGGGGAGCCATCAAGTGCATTCAGATCAAAGAGAAACCCAAGGAGGAGAAACCCAAGGAGGAGAAGCCCAAGGAGGAGAAACCCAAGGAGGAGAAGCCTAAAACTCCCTCACCAAACCGTGGGCCTCCGTGTGTTCGTGTAGGCGGTTACCCAGTGAACGGGAACGCGTGCTGTATGGATTGTTACCATGGGCATCCTGGTGGGCCATGCCAGACTGGCTATGGCGGAGTAGCCCTATACATTCAGTATGATGGTTACTATGGAAGGCCTGTGTGCGGCAGTTATGGCGGTGGCAGGAGCTACAATACTAACTATTGTGTTGCCCGCTCTGACTGTTTCAGTGAAGAAAATCCCCAAGGCTGCACAGTCATGTGA
- the LOC18780884 gene encoding two-pore potassium channel 1 isoform X1: protein MASDHDDVKQGLLSEKEEPAQHNNETNKVQRRRNRQYGSTSCPSFKNRLEQNEAGSQCPADCEPIYVKPQFSLKQVMLLLVAYIGGGTFCFFLMRHQIKGKKTNAILDSMYLCVVTMSTVGYGDLVPNSMLAKLVACFYVFTGMALVGLILGKAADYIVEKQEILLVRAIHFREKIGPPELLKEVETEKVKFKCVTVGILLLLLVIVGTVFLCLVENLEVMDAFYCVCSTITTLGYGDESFSTGGGRIFAVFWILSSTICLAQFFLYLAELYTERRQRSLVKWVLTRRLTLSDLEDADLDHDKVVGYEYTALLFVNEMYQFSRGLTCWIFCISAAEFIVYKLKEMGKICQEDISLVMETFKNLDIDHSGTLTASDLAPSHSQPTFEYTA, encoded by the coding sequence ATGGCTAGTGATCATGATGATGTTAAACAAGGCTTACTTTCTGAAAAGGAAGAACCTGCTCAACACAATAACGAAACGAACAAGGtccagagaagaagaaatcgCCAATATGGTAGCACTTCATGTCCATCATTTAAGAACCGCCTAGAACAAAATGAAGCGGGATCTCAATGTCCTGCAGATTGTGAGCCAATCTATGTGAAACCACAATTTAGTTTAAAGCAAGTAATGTTGTTGTTGGTGGCATACATTGGTGGAGGCACCTTCTGCTTTTTCCTGATGAGGCATCAGATAAAAGGTAAAAAAACGAATGCGATTCTGGATTCCATGTACTTGTGTGTAGTCACAATGAGCACCGTTGGATACGGGGACCTTGTACCCAATAGCATGTTGGCAAAACTAGTTGCATGCTTTTATGTGTTCACAGGCATGGCTCTTGTTGGCTTAATTCTTGGCAAGGCAGCAGATTACATTGTAGAGAAGCAGGAAATCCTTTTGGTTAGAGCCATACACTTCCGGGAAAAAATTGGGCCACCAGAGCTTCTTAAGGAGGTTGAGACCGAGAAAGTCAAGTTCAAATGTGTTACGGTTGGAATCCTTCTTTTGCTGCTTGTTATAGTAGGAACTGTCTTCTTATGTCTAGTTGAGAATCTGGAAGTTATGGATGCTTTCTATTGCGTTTGTTCCACCATTACTACTCTAGGCTATGGCGATGAGAGCTTCTCAACTGGAGGAGGTCGAATTTTCGCTGTTTTTTGGATACTCAGCAGTACCATTTGCTTAGCACAATTCTTTCTCTACCTTGCTGAACTATACACTGAAAGAAGGCAAAGATCACTTGTGAAGTGGGTTCTTACTCGGAGATTGACACTCTCCGATCTTGAGGATGCAGATCTTGATCATGATAAAGTCGTCGGGTATGAATATACTGCTCTCTTATTTGTAAATGAGATGTATCAATTCTCACGTGGTTTAACTTGTTGGATTTTCTGTATCAGTGCTGCAGAGTTTATCGTATATAAGCTAAAGGAGATGGGGAAGATCTGCCAGGAAGATATTTCACTGGTGATGGAAACCTTCAAAAACCTTGACATTGATCATTCAGGAACTTTGACAGCATCTGATCTAGCACCatctcattctcaaccaactTTTGAGTACACAGCTTAA
- the LOC18780365 gene encoding microtubule-associated protein 70-5, with the protein MVCHEEQLGVGRVGGEDLSLVHPDPVVLELNRMHNLLTEKSRELGIAQGEIKALRACEVLKDKAVEELINEVQKLDEKHRVTESLLEHKNLEIKKLTDDKRDALAAQYAAEATVRRVHANRKDDESPSIESVVAPLEAEIKMHKNEIAALQEDNKALQRLTKSKESALLEAERILRSALERALIVEEVQNHNVELKRQIEICQEENRILEKTNRQKVLEVEKLSQTIQELEEAILAGGAAANAIRDYKRQIEELHEEKRSLERELARVKVSANRVATVIANEWKDENDKVMPVKQWLEERRLMQADMQRLREKLAISDRTAKAEAQLKEKLKLRLKTLEEGLKHVSSFNPHLCVSPKAEKSSNFLGFLKSNGGLGKRSTSQPRASTIARSSPVQQPNSDNEAGNAAGQLKRSNSLRKKYGSGELMLKKSLWASRSKVVDIGEKENTEMKANNDTNKNDDRMVATEIEAQAGGNEDSPNKISTSCDNEDMVSGFLYDRLQKEVLNLRRHCEAKESDMNAKDQEIKMLMKKVDALSKAMEVESKKMKREAAARDKEAAAAKMDDNKKNRNINSSKRAMKAS; encoded by the exons ATGGTGTGTCATGAAGAACAACTTGGAGTTGGACGGGTTGGGGGAGAGGACCTCTCCCTTGTCCATCCAGACCCTGTTGTGTTAGAGCTCAACCGTATGCACAACCTACTCACag AAAAGAGTCGGGAATTAGGGATTGCTCAGGGTGAGATCAAGGCTCTCAGAGCTTGTGAAGTTCTAAAGGATAAGGCTGTAGAAGAG CTCATAAATGAAGTACAGAAATTGGACGAGAAACACAGAGTCACTGAAAGTCTTTTGGAGCATAAG AATCTTGAAATCAAGAAACTAACAGATGACAAGAGAGATGCATTGGCTGCACAATACGCTGCAGAAGCAACTGTTAGAAGGGTACATGCAAATCGAAAGGATGACGAATCTCCTTCTATCGAGTCTGTCGTCGCTCCTCTTGAGgctgaaatcaaaatgcataAGAATGAG ATTGCAGCGCTTCAGGAGGATAACAAGGCTTTGCAACGTCTCACCAAGTCAAAAGAGTCTGCTCTTCTTGAAGCAGAAAGGATACTCCGAAGTGCACTAGAAAGGGCTCTAATAGTTGAAGAGGTTCAAAACCACAACGTCGAATTGAAGAGACAGATTGAGATCTGCCAG GAGGAAAACAGAATCCTAGAGAAAACAAACCGCCAGAAGGTTTTAGAGGTTGAAAAGCTTAGCCAAACCATTCAGGAACTTGAGGAGGCCATCTTAGCTGGTGGGGCTGCAGCCAATGCTATCCGTGACTACAAACGACAGATAGAAGAATTGCAT GAGGAGAAGAGAAGTCTGGAAAGAGAGCTGGCAAGAGTTAAAGTTTCAGCAAACCGGGTAGCAACTGTGATTGCAAATGAGTGGAAGGatgaaaatgacaaagttaTGCCCGTTAAACAGTGGCTGGAAGAGAGAAGACTAATGCAG GCAGACATGCAACGGTTGAGAGAGAAGCTGGCTATTTCAGATAGAACAGCTAAGGCTGAAGCACAACTCAAG GAAAAGTTGAAGTTGAGGCTGAAGACACTAGAAGAAGGGCTAAAGCATGTTTCAAGCTTCAATCCTCATTTATGTGTTTCCCCAAAAGCAGAAAAATCTAGTAACTTCTTAGGATTTCTGAAAAGCAATGGTGGATTAGGAAAGAGATCGACGTCACAGCCAAGAGCTTCTACCATTGCTAGAAGCTCTCCAGTGCAACAGCCAAATTCAGACAACGAAGCAGGCAATGCAGCTGGACAGCTAAAAAGATCAAATAGCCTCAGAAAGAAATATGGTTCTGGAGAACTTATGTTGAAAAAAAGTTTATGGGCATCTCGAAGTAAAGTTGTTGATATTGGTGAAAAGGAGAACACAGAAATGAAGGCAAATAATGATACTAATAAGAACGATGATAGAATGGTTGCCACAGAAATTGAAGCTCAAGCCGGTGGCAACGAGGACTCGCCCAACAAGATAAGTACCAGCTGTGACAATGAAGATATGGTCTCAGGATTTCTCTATGATAGACTTCAGAAGGAGGTCCTAAATCTAAGGAGGCATTGTGAAGCCAAAGAGAGTGATATGAATGCTAAAGATCAAGAAATAAAG ATGCTGATGAAAAAGGTTGATGCACTGTCAAAAGCCATGGAAGTAGAGTCTaagaaaatgaagagagaAGCAGCGGCTAGAGATAAAGAAGCTGCAGCGGCCAAAATGGATGATaacaaaaagaacagaaataTAAACTCCTCTAAACG GGCAATGAAAGCATCTTGA
- the LOC18779153 gene encoding pentatricopeptide repeat-containing protein At4g16390, chloroplastic yields MAYHLCSSPSSLFPNRQTPSHSLPSPRGFRLGSSGLRTLKLSFPSLHARTSLQINHVSLQEPVAQETQTPTNVPEVESPQRQNRNSGSLSKSYIWVNPSSPRASQLRQKSYDSRYASLVKVAEYLNSCSPSENDVFEALKGLGDRILEQDAVVVLNNMTNPENALLALKYFQQNLKPKREVILYNVTLKVCRKGKDLDRAEKLFDELLKRGVQPDNVTFSTMISCARMSSLPDKAVEWFEKMPSFGCNPDDVTYSAMIDAYGRSGKVDMAFSLYDRARTSKWRIDPVTFSTLIKIHGQSGNFDGCLNVYEEMKAIGAKPNLVIYNTLLDAMGRAKRPWQAKKIYREMINKEFSPNWVTYAALLRAYGRARYGDDALNVYREMKEKGMELNVILYNTLLAMCADVGYADEAVEIFKDMKSSETWKPDSWTFSSMITIYSCSGKVTEAETMLNEMLEAGFQPNIFILTSLIQCYGKAKRTDDVVRIFNQLLELGITPDERFCGCLLNVMTQTPKEELCKLANCIERADEKLGYVVRLLVEKQDNSVNFKKEASELFNSIGSDVKKAYCNCLIDLCVNLDLLERACELLDLGLTLQIYIDIQSRSQTQWSLYLKGLSLGAALTALHVWINDLSRVLESGEELPPLLGINTGHGKHKYSDKGLASVFESHLKELNAPFHEAPDKAGWFLTTKVAVKSWLESRSSSELVAA; encoded by the coding sequence ATGGCTTATCATTTATGCTCTTcaccctcttctctcttccctaACCGCCAAACTCCCTCCCATTCTCTCCCTTCCCCAAGAGGTTTCCGACTGGGAAGCTCTGGTCTTCGCACTCTGAAACTCAGTTTTCCTTCACTCCACGCAAGAACCTCTCTTCAAATAAACCATGTTTCTTTACAAGAACCAGTTGCACAAGAAACCCAGACCCCCACCAATGTTCCAGAAGTTGAAAGCCCTCAACGCCAAAATAGAAATTCTGGGTCTTTGTCCAAAAGCTATATCTGGGTCAACCCCAGCAGCCCCAGAGCTTCGCAGCTCAGGCAGAAATCCTACGATTCCAGGTATGCTTCTTTAGTCAAAGTAGCCGAGTATTTGAACTCTTGCAGTCCAAGTGAAAATGATGTTTTTGAAGCTTTAAAGGGTTTAGGTGATAGAATCTTGGAACAAGACGCAGTGGTTGTGCTTAATAATATGACCAATCCAGAAAATGCGTTGCTTGCGCTCAAGTACTTTCAGCAGAATTTGAAACCAAAGAGGGAGGTGATTCTGTACAATGTCACTTTGAAAGTGTGTAGGAAGGGTAAGGATTTGGATAGGGCGGAGAAGCTGTTTGATGAATTACTCAAGAGAGGTGTTCAACCTGATAATGTTACCTTTTCTACTATGATTAGTTGTGCTAGGATGTCCTCTTTGCCTGATAAGGCTGTGGAGTGGTTTGAGAAGATGCCCAGTTTTGGGTGTAATCCGGATGATGTTACCTATTCGGCTATGATTGACGCCTATGGGCGTTCCGGTAAGGTTGACATGGCTTTCAGTTTGTATGACCGAGCCAGGACATCGAAATGGCGCATTGATCCAGTGACGTTTTCAACATTGATCAAAATTCACGGGCAGTCCGGGAATTTTGATGGGTGCTTGAATGTGTATGAGGAAATGAAAGCTATAGGGGCTAAGCCAAACCTGGTTATTTATAACACTTTGTTGGATGCTATGGGAAGAGCTAAAAGGCCTTGGCAGGCCAAGAAAATTTACCGAGAGATGATCAACAAGGAGTTTTCACCAAATTGGGTAACCTATGCAGCTCTTTTAAGGGCCTATGGTAGAGCACGCTACGGTGATGATGCTCTTAACGTTTATCGAGAGATGAAGGAGAAGGGAATGGAGTTGAATGTAATTCTTTATAATACCCTTTTAGCTATGTGTGCTGATGTTGGTTACGCTGACGAAGCTGTTGAGATTTTTAAAGACATGAAGAGTTCCGAAACTTGGAAGCCCGACAGTTGGACATTTTCATCCATGATTACCATATATTCATGTAGCGGGAAAGTCACAGAGGCAGAGACAATGTTAAATGAGATGTTGGAAGCTGGTTTTCAGCCtaatatctttattttgaCATCACTCATCCAATGCTATGGGAAGGCAAAGCGTACAGATGATGTTGTCAGGATATTCAATCAACTCCTAGAATTGGGCATAACGCCAGATGAGCGCTTCTGTGGTTGTCTCCTGAATGTGATGACTCAAACACCGAAGGAAGAACTTTGTAAGCTTGCCAATTGCATTGAGAGGGCTGATGAAAAGCTTGGGTATGTGGTAAGACTTTTGGTAGAGAAGCAAGACAACAGTGTTAACTTTAAGAAGGAAGCATCAGAactttttaattcaattgGTTCTGATGTAAAGAAGGCTTACTGCAATTGCTTGATTGATCTTTGTGTGAACCTCGATCTCTTGGAGAGAGCCTGTGAGCTACTAGACTTGGGGCTTACACTTCAGATATACATAGATATACAGTCAAGGTCTCAGACCCAGTGGTCTCTGTATCTCAAGGGTCTCTCTCTTGGGGCAGCTCTGACTGCATTACATGTTTGGATTAATGACTTGTCTCGGGTATTAGAATCTGGTGAGGAGCTTCCGCCATTGCTAGGAATTAATACCGGACATGGGAAACATAAGTATTCAGACAAAGGTCTTGCGAGTGTATTTGAATCACATTTGAAGGAATTAAATGCGCCATTCCATGAGGCCCCAGACAAGGCTGGCTGGTTTTTGACGACAAAGGTTGCAGTCAAGTCATGGTTGGAGTCTAGAAGTTCATCGGAATTAGTTGCTGCTTAG